A section of the Cottoperca gobio chromosome 17, fCotGob3.1, whole genome shotgun sequence genome encodes:
- the tnk2b gene encoding activated CDC42 kinase 1 isoform X5, with protein sequence MDQILQKLGSSMQCEEGTEWLLELLMEVQLQQYFLRIRDDLNVTRLSHFDYVKNEDLEKIGMGRPGQRRLWEAVKRRKAMCKRKSWMSKVFSGKRPDGGDFPQQGQPASSFRKLSPTPPLGLECALTTQPGGGAPLDGQQQALTCLIPEKDLTLFEKLGDGSFGVVKRGEWLTPAGKVLNVAVKCLKTDVLSQPDALEDFICEVNAMHSLDHQNLIRLYGVVLTHPMKMVTELAPLGSLLERLRCVRPQGPVLIHTLCQYAVQVACGMAYLEQRRFIHRDLAARNILLASAHRVKIGDFGLMRALPNNHEHYVMQEHRKVPFAWCAPESLKTRTFSHATDAWMFGVTLWEMFTHGQEPWLGLNGSQILHKIDKEGERLPKPDDCPQDIYQVVLQCWAQKPDDRPTFVALREFLLETMPTDMCALQDFDEPDKLQIQINDVITIIEGRAENYWWRGQSKRTLKVGQFPRNVVTSVAGLSAHDISRPLKNSFIHTGHGDSDPHHCWGFPDRIDDLYLGNPMDPPDVLGVDLSGTRPIHLPGRARKEPPPRPPQPAVLIKKPCYDPVNDDEDLTSAGLKRLSLRKTGSVKGLKLKPAAWVSASKQGGGRTSGSGHNPHSEVSLIDFGEEFPPPSPTPSPSPSPVVEIQIPSLAKLVLGAENLLDRTPPQSPSRSLPRPLHPTPVVDWDARPLPPPPAYDDVAQDEDDMEVSSINSSEQQHEEEQSEVLNPGEALYSGQKVGGEALVSKGPDRSGFEDNLFLPSKQSQVLSTSFSQSAEIFQELQQECMRRLNVPAGSAARSSSPSQSSALCPQTPWTQEVHQQSALSSNEDRPQIPPRVPIPPRPIKRGDYTSARWSRDLSLSPTADTTEDVSGPDQERPPQIPPRDPLSHPDSRTPSPMGLVVGSPQQRVYSVSPSTMQNPLTSCPSTHTYGSYLSTSPAKLMPTTHSFASDPKYAAPKVIQAQGKDASKGPCILPIVRDGRKVSNTHYYLLPERPPYLDRYDRFFREAESLPASGLEERHVRQANTATVRPMVVSSQTLQGHAQGQGLVQPDELKANFSSNNNSGLSGLRSGMKISVSVPRVCSDGLTAAVVPTASCIRTDGGGNSGDRVKMVQEAVHGVTIEECQAALQNHNWHVQKAVYYLKVEQLFCLGLRNRSECLKLLEMCDWNLEVASTHMLDNYGSTTTQRR encoded by the exons GTGTTTAGTGGTAAGCGCCCAGATGGAGGAGACTTCCCCCAGCAGGGCCAGCCGGCCTCCTCCTTTCGTAAGCTGTCTCCCACACCTCCACTGGGCCTGGAGTGTGCCCTGACCACACAGCCCGGCGGTGGCGCTCCTCTTGACGGGCAGCAGCAGGCTCTAACCTGCCTCATCCCAGAGAAGGATCTGACGCTGTTTGAGAAGCTGGGGGACGGCTCCTTTGGTGtagtgaagagaggagagtggctgacgCCTGCAGGGAAGGTG CTGAACGTAGCTGTGAAGTGTCTGAAGACAGATGTGCTCAGCCAGCCCGACGCTCTGGAGGACTTCATCTGTGAGGTCAACGCCATGCACTCCTTGGACCACCAGAACCTCATTCGCCTCTACGGTGTGGTGCTCACACACCCAATGAAGATG GTGACCGAGCTGGCTCCTCTGGGTTCTCTGCTGGAGCGTTTGCGATGTGTTCGTCCACAGGGCCCAGTGTTGATCCACACTCTGTGCCAGTATGCCGTACAGGTGGCCTGTGGCATGGCCTATCTGGAGCAGAGGAGGTTCATCCACAGAGACCTGGCAGCCAG GAACATCCTCCTGGCCTCCGCTCACAGAGTGAAGATCGGGGACTTCGGCCTGATGAGGGCGCTGCCAAACAACCATGAGCACTATGTCATGCAGGAGCATCGAAAGGTCCCCTTTGCATG GTGCGCCCCAGAGAGTCTGAAGACCAGAACGTTCTCCCATGCTACAGACGCGTGGATGTTTGGAGTCACTCTCTGGGAGATGTTCACACATGGCCAGGAGCCCTGGCTGGGCCTCAATGGGAgccag ATCCTGCACAAGATTGATAAAGAAGGTGAACGCCTCCCTAAGCCTGACGACTGTCCGCAGGATATTTACCAGGTGGTGCTGCAGTGCTGGGCTCAGAAACCAGATGACAGACCCACCTTTGTCGCCCTCCGTGAGTTCCTGCTTGAG ACCATGCCAACAGACATGTGTGCTCTGCAGGACTTTGACGAGCCTGACAAACTCCAGATCCAGATCAATGATGTTATTACCATCATCGAGGGGAG ggCAGAGAACTACTGGTGGCGAGGTCAAAGCAAGCGGACCCTTAAGGTCGGACAGTTCCCCAGAAACGTGGTGACATCAGTAGCGGGTTTGTCAGCTCACGACATCAGCCGGCCGCTCAAGAACAGCTTCATCCACACGGGACACGGAGACAGCGACCCTCATCACTGCTGGGGCTTCCCTGACAGGATTGACGA tTTGTACCTCGGTAATCCCATGGATCCTCCTGATGTTCTCGGTGTTGACCTCAGTGGTACTCGGCCCATACATCTGCCAGGACGAGCTAGAA AGGAGCCTCCTCCCCGCCCTCCTCAGCCAGCAGTGTTAATCAAGA AGCCTTGCTATGATCCAGTCAACGATGATGAGGATCTGACTTCGGCCGGACTAAAGAGACTGTCACTTCGGAAAACGGGTTCTGTCAAAGGCTTAAAACTTAAACCCGCTGCATGGGTCTCTGCTTCCAAACAGGGGGGTGGCCGGACTTCAGGCTCAGGCCACAACCCCCACAGTGAAGTCTCCCTCATTGACTTTGGGGAGGAGTTCCCCCCGCCCTCGCCCAcgccctccccctccccttcccctgTGGTTGAAATTCAGATTCCTTCACTGGCAAAGCTAGTTTTGGGAGCAGAGAACCTCCTGGACCGAACACCGCCTCAGAGTCCGTCTAGATCGTTGCCCCGCCCCCTTCACCCGACACCAGTAGTGGACTGGGATGCTCGGCCATTACCTCCACCCCCCGCCTATGACGATGTAGCCCAAGACGAAGACGATATGGAG GTGAGCTCCATCAACAGCTCCGAGCAGCAGCATGAGGAGGAGCAGAGTGAGGTCTTAAACCCAGGCGAGGCTCTCTACTCTGGACAGAAGGTGGGGGGTGAGGCTCTTGTATCCAAGGGTCCAGACAGGTCCGGCTTTGAGGACAACCTCTTTCTCCCCAGCAAGCAGAGCCAGGTTCTGTCCACCTCCTTCTCCCAGTCAGCAGAGATCTTCCAAGAACTCCAGCAAGAATGCATGAGGAGGCTGAATGTGCCGGCTGGAAGTGCTGCACGGTCGAGCTCGCCGTCCCAGAGCTCAGCCTTGTGTCCTCAGACTCCATGGACCCAGGAGGTACACCAGCAGAGTGCCCTCTCCTCCAATGAGGACAGACCCCAGATCCCCCCACGTGTCCCCATACCCCCTCGCCCCATAAAGAGGGGCGACTACACATCTGCTCGCTGGTCAAGGGATCTCTCCCTGTCACCGACAGCTGACACCACGGAGGACGTTTCAGGCCCAGACCAGGAACGACCTCCTCAGATTCCTCCCAGGGACCCTTTGTCCCATCCTGACTCCAGGACTCCCAGCCCCATGGGCCTGGTAGTGGGCTCCCCCCAGCAGAGAGTCTACTCTGTCAGCCCATCCACCATGCAGAATCCCCTTACCTCCTGCCCCTCTACACACACCTACGGTTCctacctctccacctctccagcTAAACTCATGCCTACCACACACAGCTTTGCATCAGATCCTAAATATGCTGCACCCAAAGTGATCCAGGCGCAGGGGAAGGACGCCAGCAAGGGTCCCTGTATCCTCCCTATAGTGCGTGATGGACGTAAAGTCAGTAACACCCATTATTACCTTCTACCAGAGAGGCCCCCATACCTCGACCGCTACGACCGCTTCTTCAGGGAGGCGGAGAGCCTGCCTGCCAGCGGCCTGGAGGAAAGGCATGTACGGCAAGCTAACACCGCCACTGTCAGACCCATGGTGGTCAGCAGCCAGACTCTCCAGGGACACGCCCAGGGACAGGGGCTCGTCCAGCCAGACGAGCTGAAGGCTAATTTCTCATCCAACAATAACAGCGGTCTGAGTGGGCTGCGGTCAGGGATGAAGATATCAGTTAGTGTCCCTCGCGTGTGTTCAGACGGGCTGACAGCTGCGGTGGTCCCCACTGCTTCCTGTATCAGGACAGATGGAGGAGGGAACTCCGGTGACAGGGTCAAAATG GTGCAGGAGGCCGTTCACGGTGTCACAATAGAGGAGTGCCAAGCCGCCCTCCAGAACCACAACTGGCATGTCCAGAAAGCTGTGTATTATCTAAAG gtggagcagctgttCTGTTTGGGTCTGAGGAACAGGTCAGAGTGTCTGAAGCTGCTGGAGATGTGTGACTGGAACCTGGAGGTGGCCAGCACCCACATGTTAGATAACTATGGAtccacaacaacacagag